A genomic window from Nocardioides jiangxiensis includes:
- a CDS encoding deoxyguanosinetriphosphate triphosphohydrolase produces MDPESLYDAHARERLVPEPPKRVDAPERTPFERDRARVVHAAASRRLAAKTQVVDPRSDDFVRNRLTHSLEVAQVARDLARALGCHPDITETAALAHDLGHPPFGHNGESVLDAMADACGGFEGNAQTLRILTRLESKSVDAEGRSVGLNLTRATLDACTKYPWRRPAPGAKFGVYEDDLPVFGWLRSGIAGSRKCVEAQVMDLADDVAYSVHDVEDGVVAGLIDLGRLEDPGERHATWETVRGWYLPRATDAELDESLAALMAIGSWPTGPYDGTRRSLAALKNLTSDLIGRFCGSAQAATFAAYDGPIARYDAELVVPRETATEIAVLKGIAAHYVMQSAHRLELQERQKVLLHELVEAILDRGADALDPMYAEDWHGAGDDAARLRVVLDQVASLTDASAHAWHARLV; encoded by the coding sequence ATGGATCCCGAGAGCCTGTACGACGCGCACGCCCGCGAGCGCCTCGTCCCCGAGCCGCCGAAGCGCGTGGACGCGCCGGAGCGCACGCCGTTCGAGCGCGACCGGGCGCGGGTCGTGCACGCCGCGGCGTCGCGGCGCCTGGCCGCCAAGACGCAGGTCGTCGACCCGCGGTCGGACGACTTCGTGCGCAACCGCCTCACCCACAGCCTCGAGGTCGCCCAGGTGGCCCGCGACCTCGCCCGCGCACTCGGCTGCCACCCCGACATCACCGAGACCGCTGCGCTGGCCCACGACCTGGGCCACCCGCCGTTCGGGCACAACGGCGAGTCCGTGCTCGACGCGATGGCCGATGCGTGCGGGGGCTTCGAGGGCAACGCGCAGACGCTGCGCATCCTGACCCGGCTCGAGTCCAAGTCCGTGGACGCGGAGGGCCGCTCGGTCGGGCTCAACCTGACCCGCGCGACGCTCGACGCCTGCACCAAGTACCCGTGGCGCCGGCCGGCTCCCGGGGCCAAGTTCGGTGTCTACGAGGACGACCTGCCGGTCTTCGGCTGGCTCCGCTCCGGCATCGCGGGCAGCCGCAAGTGCGTCGAGGCGCAGGTCATGGACCTGGCCGACGACGTCGCCTACTCCGTGCACGACGTGGAGGACGGCGTGGTCGCCGGCCTCATCGACCTCGGGCGTCTCGAGGACCCGGGGGAGAGGCACGCCACCTGGGAGACCGTGCGCGGCTGGTACCTCCCGCGGGCCACCGACGCCGAGCTCGACGAGTCGCTCGCGGCGCTCATGGCGATCGGCAGCTGGCCGACCGGCCCCTACGACGGCACGCGCCGCTCGCTCGCCGCGCTCAAGAACCTGACCAGCGACCTCATCGGACGGTTCTGCGGCAGCGCGCAGGCGGCGACGTTCGCGGCGTACGACGGGCCCATCGCGCGCTACGACGCCGAGCTGGTCGTCCCGCGCGAGACCGCGACCGAGATCGCCGTGCTGAAGGGCATCGCCGCGCACTACGTGATGCAGTCGGCGCACCGCCTGGAGCTCCAGGAGCGGCAGAAGGTCCTGCTCCACGAGCTGGTCGAGGCGATCCTCGACCGTGGGGCGGACGCGCTCGACCCGATGTACGCCGAGGACTGGCACGGCGCCGGGGACGACGCCGCACGGCTCCGCGTGGTCCTGGACCAGGTGGCGTCGCTGACCGACGCCTCGGCGCACGCCTGGCACGCACGCCTCGTCTGA
- a CDS encoding ABC transporter permease: MSTTTYDPAARRVPAMGGFNATLLRLELLRVLRNRRTIVFTLIFPAALFFAFGGQGSDERVGHGNVSAYIMVSMAFYGAALTASSAGAIVALERALGWSRQLRLTPLQPVAYIAVKAITALVIGAISITVVNIAGLVQGKPDMPVGIWVASALLTLACALVFAALGVFVGYLVPGENAMQVLGPALALLAFLGNVFIPIDEGSTMWWVASCTPMFGPAMVSRSVLTGDLPWYAVVNAIAWLVIFVGGAAWRMSKDTARV; this comes from the coding sequence ATGAGCACGACGACCTACGACCCGGCAGCGCGGCGCGTTCCCGCGATGGGTGGCTTCAACGCCACGCTGCTGCGGCTCGAGCTGCTGCGCGTGCTCCGCAACCGGCGCACCATCGTCTTCACCCTGATCTTCCCGGCGGCCCTCTTCTTCGCCTTCGGCGGCCAGGGCTCCGACGAGCGGGTCGGCCACGGCAACGTGTCGGCGTACATCATGGTGTCGATGGCGTTCTACGGCGCGGCCCTGACGGCCTCGTCGGCGGGCGCGATCGTCGCGCTCGAGCGGGCGCTGGGCTGGTCGCGACAGCTGCGGCTGACCCCGCTGCAGCCGGTCGCCTACATCGCCGTGAAGGCGATCACCGCCCTCGTCATCGGCGCGATCTCGATCACCGTCGTCAACATCGCCGGCCTGGTGCAGGGCAAGCCGGACATGCCGGTGGGCATCTGGGTCGCGAGCGCGCTCCTCACGCTGGCCTGTGCTCTCGTCTTCGCGGCCCTCGGCGTCTTCGTCGGCTACCTGGTGCCGGGGGAGAACGCGATGCAGGTGCTCGGACCTGCGCTCGCGCTCCTGGCGTTCCTCGGCAACGTGTTCATCCCGATCGACGAGGGCAGCACGATGTGGTGGGTCGCGTCCTGCACGCCGATGTTCGGCCCGGCGATGGTCTCGCGCTCCGTGCTCACCGGCGACCTGCCCTGGTACGCCGTCGTCAACGCGATCGCCTGGCTGGTGATCTTCGTCGGTGGCGCCGCCTGGCGGATGAGCAAGGACACCGCCCGCGTCTGA
- a CDS encoding MOSC domain-containing protein: protein MHAEQPTVASIHVAKARRLPMRPVESVLAEAGKGLVGDRYHGTRHRHVTVQSADGLAEAARILGRDVDATGTRRNLTLSHGVVPTAPGTRLRIGEVLLEVVRVAAPCKLLEDDLGPGAMEALRRGRGGAICRVLEGGEIRVGAPVEVSEPA, encoded by the coding sequence GTGCACGCCGAGCAGCCGACCGTTGCGTCGATCCACGTCGCCAAGGCGCGGCGCCTCCCGATGCGGCCGGTCGAGTCCGTGCTCGCCGAGGCGGGCAAGGGCCTCGTCGGTGACCGGTACCACGGCACGAGGCACCGCCACGTGACGGTGCAGTCGGCCGACGGGCTGGCCGAGGCGGCGCGCATCCTCGGCCGCGACGTCGACGCCACGGGCACCCGCCGCAACCTGACGCTCAGCCACGGCGTCGTGCCCACTGCGCCCGGGACACGCCTCCGGATCGGCGAGGTGCTCCTCGAGGTAGTGCGCGTCGCAGCCCCGTGCAAGCTGCTCGAGGACGACCTCGGGCCGGGCGCGATGGAGGCGCTGCGGCGAGGCCGTGGGGGAGCGATCTGCCGCGTGCTGGAGGGCGGCGAGATCCGTGTCGGCGCCCCGGTCGAAGTCAGCGAACCCGCCTGA
- a CDS encoding PP2C family protein-serine/threonine phosphatase: MLRFDGFGASDRGPVREVNEDAGFLSASVLVVADGVGGSAAGEVASATTAYVFARAATPGTHPMLSLDKAVRRAVDVLSGAEAADEHRGGLATTLTALAVDGDRVALVHAGDSRAYLLRSGGLARLTRDHTYVQQLLDDGFLEESGVAAHPWRHVVTRSIHALPIPDDERPEFTELALVAGDRLLLCTDGLTDCLTDERIAALLAVPRADEAARILVDEALLAGGRDNVTCVVADVVTAHPTARQRVPGEGLRLGALADDGNVLAATGLSAY, from the coding sequence ATGCTTCGTTTCGACGGGTTCGGCGCCTCGGACCGCGGGCCGGTACGGGAGGTCAACGAGGACGCCGGTTTCCTCTCGGCGAGTGTCCTGGTCGTCGCTGACGGTGTCGGCGGTTCGGCTGCCGGCGAGGTCGCGTCGGCCACGACGGCGTACGTCTTCGCGCGGGCGGCCACCCCCGGCACCCACCCGATGCTCTCCCTCGACAAGGCCGTACGCCGCGCGGTCGACGTGCTCTCCGGGGCCGAGGCCGCCGATGAGCATCGTGGTGGTCTCGCCACGACCCTCACCGCCCTCGCAGTGGACGGCGACCGGGTCGCGCTGGTCCACGCCGGCGATTCCCGTGCGTACCTCCTGAGGTCGGGAGGGCTGGCCCGGCTGACCCGCGACCACACCTACGTCCAGCAGCTGCTCGACGACGGCTTCCTCGAGGAGTCGGGCGTAGCGGCGCACCCGTGGCGCCACGTCGTCACGCGCTCCATCCACGCCCTGCCGATCCCGGACGACGAGCGTCCGGAGTTCACCGAGCTGGCCCTTGTCGCCGGCGACCGGTTGCTGCTCTGCACAGACGGCCTGACCGACTGCCTGACCGACGAGCGGATCGCCGCGCTGCTCGCCGTGCCGCGCGCCGACGAGGCCGCGCGGATCCTCGTCGACGAGGCGCTCCTGGCCGGCGGGCGCGACAACGTCACCTGCGTGGTCGCCGACGTCGTGACCGCGCACCCCACCGCGCGGCAGCGCGTGCCGGGGGAGGGGCTCCGGCTCGGGGCGCTCGCCGACGACGGGAACGTGCTCGCGGCCACCGGCCTCTCGGCGTACTGA
- a CDS encoding L,D-transpeptidase has protein sequence MTSVIIAVVACGLLAFALFTVQEHRKDTAKPADYAAALRDKGFATTHTRTPRAPRDPYPNQATTGLVVHPNRTVGLYDAPAGKPFAKLNPMEFGDSWFPAIARAGGWLQIMLPSKPNGSTGWVRAGLMATGHTPYVIRVHLKSTQLELYKDRILMGAWRVAVGAPKTPTPTGRTFVLGQFTDPAQSFSPVILPLGTHSATLDSFGGGPGTVAIHGWNDPKVFGHAVSHGCVRVPKEALFQLRQVPIGTLVMIDGN, from the coding sequence ATGACGTCGGTGATCATCGCCGTCGTCGCCTGTGGGCTGCTCGCGTTCGCCTTGTTCACGGTGCAGGAGCACCGCAAGGACACCGCCAAGCCTGCTGACTACGCCGCGGCGCTGCGCGACAAGGGATTCGCCACCACCCACACCCGCACCCCGCGTGCGCCCCGTGACCCGTACCCGAACCAGGCCACGACCGGCCTCGTGGTGCACCCCAACCGCACCGTCGGCCTGTACGACGCGCCGGCGGGCAAGCCGTTCGCGAAGCTGAACCCGATGGAGTTCGGTGACTCCTGGTTCCCCGCGATCGCCCGCGCCGGAGGCTGGCTGCAGATCATGCTGCCCTCGAAGCCCAACGGCTCCACGGGGTGGGTGCGCGCCGGCCTCATGGCGACCGGCCACACGCCGTACGTCATCCGGGTGCACCTGAAGAGCACCCAGCTCGAGCTGTACAAGGACCGCATCCTCATGGGCGCCTGGCGCGTGGCGGTCGGGGCACCGAAGACCCCGACTCCGACCGGGCGCACCTTCGTCCTGGGACAGTTCACCGACCCCGCCCAGAGCTTCTCGCCGGTGATCCTCCCCCTGGGCACGCACAGCGCGACCCTCGACAGCTTCGGCGGAGGCCCCGGCACCGTCGCGATCCACGGCTGGAACGACCCGAAGGTCTTCGGTCACGCGGTCAGCCACGGCTGTGTCCGGGTGCCCAAGGAGGCGCTCTTCCAGCTGCGGCAGGTCCCCATCGGCACGCTCGTGATGATCGATGGGAACTAG
- the dnaG gene encoding DNA primase: MAGRIRDEDIAEVREKARIDDVVSGYVTLRNAGGGSMKGLCPFHDEKSASFHVTPSRGFFHCFGCGEGGDVINFLMKIDGLTFTEAVERLADKTGIQLRREEGDAPQGPRGPARGRLIEAHRLAAEFYVDQLTTPDAQAARQFLGSRGFDQHAAATFGVGFAPRGGEVLFRYLRQKGFSAEELVAGGLAGLGRSHYDKFRGRLLWPIREANGEVIGFGARRIFDDDRIEAKYLNTSETPIYKKSHVLYGLDLARKSIGLSSQAVIVEGYTDVMACHLAGVTTAVATCGTAFGDDHARVLRRFLGDQDARGEVIFTFDGDAAGQKAALRAFGGDQNFVSQTYVAVEPSGMDPCDLRLAKGDEAVRELIAGRTPLYRFVLGNVLSRYDLDRADGRVDALREAARLVSSVRDKSKVEAFTRELAASIGIDVDDARAEVRRASARAAKGGRDAGGREQGRLPMGQGQPAQGRPAAPAAAPQVPDLRDPRFALERETLKLVLQHPVAVANAARDVTVHDFTHPTYAGVWQAVAAAGGPSAGAVDATWPTGLRDRMTDPLAMAALSALAVEPVLSPREPDTAYVVVHVNKLLELTAARRIADVKSRLQRTSPQQDPVEYNRMFQELMALEQRRRTLREAALGS, translated from the coding sequence GTGGCTGGACGGATCCGTGACGAGGACATCGCCGAGGTCCGCGAGAAGGCGCGGATCGACGACGTCGTGTCCGGCTACGTCACGCTCCGCAACGCCGGTGGCGGCTCGATGAAGGGCCTGTGCCCCTTCCACGACGAGAAGTCGGCGTCGTTCCACGTCACGCCGAGCCGTGGCTTCTTCCACTGCTTCGGGTGCGGTGAGGGCGGCGACGTCATCAACTTCCTGATGAAGATCGACGGGCTGACCTTCACGGAGGCCGTCGAGCGGCTTGCCGACAAGACCGGCATCCAGCTGCGCCGCGAGGAGGGCGACGCACCGCAGGGGCCGCGGGGTCCGGCTCGCGGCCGGCTGATCGAGGCGCACCGGCTGGCGGCGGAGTTCTACGTCGACCAGCTGACGACGCCTGACGCCCAGGCGGCACGCCAGTTCCTCGGGTCCCGCGGGTTCGACCAGCACGCGGCGGCGACGTTCGGTGTCGGCTTCGCCCCGCGCGGGGGCGAGGTCCTCTTCCGCTACCTGCGGCAGAAGGGCTTCTCGGCGGAGGAGCTCGTGGCCGGAGGCCTCGCCGGCCTCGGCCGGTCCCACTACGACAAGTTCCGCGGGCGCCTGCTCTGGCCCATCCGGGAGGCGAACGGCGAGGTCATCGGCTTCGGCGCCCGCCGGATCTTCGACGACGACCGGATCGAGGCCAAGTACCTCAACACGTCCGAGACGCCGATCTACAAGAAGTCCCATGTCCTCTACGGGCTGGACCTGGCGCGCAAGTCGATCGGCCTGAGCTCGCAGGCCGTCATCGTCGAGGGCTATACCGACGTCATGGCGTGCCACCTGGCCGGCGTCACGACCGCCGTCGCGACCTGTGGCACGGCCTTCGGTGACGACCACGCACGCGTGCTCCGCCGGTTCCTCGGTGACCAGGACGCGCGCGGCGAGGTGATCTTCACCTTCGACGGCGACGCCGCCGGCCAGAAGGCCGCGCTGCGCGCCTTCGGTGGTGACCAGAACTTCGTCTCCCAGACCTACGTCGCGGTCGAGCCGTCCGGCATGGACCCGTGCGACCTGCGTCTGGCCAAGGGCGACGAGGCGGTCCGTGAGCTCATCGCGGGCCGCACCCCGCTCTACCGCTTCGTGCTCGGCAACGTGCTGTCCCGCTACGACCTCGACCGCGCCGACGGCCGTGTCGACGCCCTGCGCGAGGCAGCACGGCTGGTCTCGTCGGTGCGCGACAAGTCGAAGGTGGAGGCGTTCACGCGCGAGCTCGCGGCGTCGATCGGCATCGACGTTGACGACGCGCGCGCCGAGGTGCGTCGCGCCTCGGCCCGGGCTGCGAAGGGCGGTCGTGACGCCGGCGGCCGCGAGCAGGGACGGCTGCCGATGGGGCAGGGACAGCCGGCGCAGGGCAGGCCGGCAGCGCCCGCTGCCGCGCCGCAGGTGCCCGACCTCCGCGACCCGCGCTTCGCCCTGGAGCGCGAGACCCTCAAGCTCGTGCTCCAGCACCCCGTCGCGGTCGCGAACGCTGCTCGCGACGTCACCGTCCACGACTTCACCCACCCGACGTACGCCGGGGTGTGGCAGGCGGTCGCGGCCGCCGGCGGCCCGTCCGCGGGGGCCGTGGACGCGACCTGGCCGACCGGCCTGCGTGACCGGATGACCGACCCGCTCGCCATGGCCGCCCTGAGCGCGCTCGCGGTCGAGCCCGTGCTCTCCCCGCGCGAGCCCGACACGGCCTATGTCGTGGTCCACGTCAACAAGCTCCTCGAGCTCACGGCTGCCCGCCGGATCGCCGACGTGAAGTCCCGCCTCCAGCGCACCAGCCCCCAGCAGGACCCGGTGGAGTACAACCGGATGTTCCAGGAGCTGATGGCGCTCGAGCAGCGGCGGCGGACCTTGCGCGAGGCCGCGCTCGGCTCCTGA
- a CDS encoding DUF3145 domain-containing protein, with protein MTSNRTATRGVLYVHSAPSALCPHVEWAVGGVLGVSVNLEWIPQPAQSGTYRAELSWTGAVGAAAAITSALRGWNHLRFEITEEPSQGTEGSRYSYTPELGVFHAVTGVHGDILIPEDRLKASVVKAALGDTTLMLEIDKLLGKPWDDELETFRHAGDGAPVRWLHQVV; from the coding sequence GTGACCAGCAACCGCACCGCTACCCGGGGTGTTCTCTACGTGCACTCGGCGCCTTCGGCGCTGTGCCCGCACGTCGAGTGGGCAGTCGGCGGCGTCCTTGGCGTCTCCGTGAACCTCGAGTGGATCCCGCAGCCCGCGCAGAGCGGCACCTACCGTGCCGAGCTGTCGTGGACCGGCGCCGTCGGCGCTGCTGCAGCGATCACCTCGGCCCTCCGAGGGTGGAACCACCTGCGATTCGAGATCACCGAGGAGCCCTCACAGGGCACCGAGGGCTCGCGTTACAGCTACACCCCCGAGCTCGGCGTCTTCCACGCCGTCACGGGAGTGCACGGCGACATCCTCATCCCCGAAGACCGGCTGAAGGCATCGGTCGTGAAGGCCGCCCTGGGCGACACCACGCTGATGCTCGAGATCGACAAGCTCCTCGGCAAGCCGTGGGACGACGAGCTCGAGACGTTCCGTCACGCAGGTGACGGGGCGCCCGTCCGCTGGCTGCACCAGGTCGTCTGA
- a CDS encoding MarR family winged helix-turn-helix transcriptional regulator: protein MRTTSSDPIAVWMGLMGLVMDHKLLAQGLLQEASGMPWSRYRALRRVEDRGWSQRELAEAMRVDASAMSGIVDDLVERGYAERVTHPQDARMKLVTITESGRDLMEHLRTLPGVVPPPVATLTHAERRELARLVDKMRAAAEA, encoded by the coding sequence ATGCGTACAACTAGTTCGGATCCGATCGCGGTCTGGATGGGCCTGATGGGCCTGGTGATGGACCACAAGCTGCTCGCACAGGGCCTGCTCCAGGAGGCCTCCGGCATGCCGTGGAGCCGCTACCGCGCCCTGCGCCGCGTCGAGGACCGAGGCTGGTCGCAGCGGGAGCTCGCCGAGGCGATGCGCGTCGATGCCTCCGCCATGTCGGGCATCGTCGACGACCTCGTCGAGCGGGGGTACGCCGAGCGGGTCACCCACCCGCAGGACGCGCGGATGAAGCTGGTGACCATCACCGAGTCGGGGCGCGACCTGATGGAGCACCTCCGGACGCTGCCCGGCGTCGTTCCACCTCCGGTCGCGACGCTGACCCACGCGGAGCGACGCGAGCTGGCGAGGCTGGTCGACAAGATGCGCGCGGCGGCGGAGGCATGA
- a CDS encoding ABC transporter ATP-binding protein, whose product MLTPVTSAPAISLSGVRKKFGSVTAVDGIDLTVQQGEVVAFLGPNGAGKTSTIDMILGLSRPTSGEVEVLGLEPRAAIARGLISAVMQTGGLLKDLSVRETVAYTASLFPGAAPVDEVLERAGISAIADRKVGKCSGGEQQRLRFAMALLPDPALLLLDEPTTGMDVEGRRSFWSAIRQDAERGRTVLFATHYLEEADQYADRIVLVSHGRVVADGSGSEIKALSSGRTVRATVGDASGVAEELRALPGVDAVEVRGEAVIAHARDSDVVARHLLTATDARDLEITAKGIEEAFLSLTGDAAPAREEARA is encoded by the coding sequence ATGCTGACGCCTGTGACCAGCGCTCCGGCCATCAGCCTCTCCGGCGTCCGCAAGAAGTTCGGGTCCGTGACCGCCGTCGACGGGATCGACCTCACCGTGCAGCAGGGTGAGGTGGTCGCGTTCCTGGGCCCCAACGGCGCCGGCAAGACCAGCACCATCGACATGATCCTGGGGCTGAGCCGCCCCACGTCGGGCGAGGTCGAGGTGCTCGGGCTGGAGCCGCGCGCAGCGATCGCGCGTGGGCTGATCTCGGCCGTGATGCAGACCGGCGGTCTGCTCAAGGACCTGAGCGTGCGCGAGACGGTTGCCTACACGGCGAGCCTCTTCCCGGGTGCTGCGCCTGTCGACGAGGTGCTCGAGCGCGCCGGCATCAGCGCGATCGCGGACCGGAAGGTCGGCAAGTGCTCCGGCGGCGAGCAGCAGCGGCTGCGCTTCGCGATGGCCCTGCTGCCGGACCCTGCCCTGCTCCTGCTCGACGAGCCCACGACGGGCATGGACGTCGAGGGACGCAGGTCGTTCTGGTCGGCGATCCGGCAGGACGCCGAGCGGGGACGCACCGTCCTCTTCGCGACGCACTACCTCGAGGAGGCCGACCAGTACGCCGACCGGATCGTGCTGGTCAGCCACGGCAGGGTGGTCGCCGACGGCTCGGGCTCGGAGATCAAGGCACTGTCGTCCGGCCGCACGGTCCGTGCCACCGTCGGAGACGCCAGCGGCGTCGCCGAGGAGCTGCGTGCGCTGCCGGGCGTGGACGCCGTGGAGGTCCGTGGCGAGGCGGTGATCGCCCACGCCCGCGACAGCGACGTTGTCGCACGCCACCTGCTGACCGCGACCGACGCCCGTGATCTCGAGATCACCGCCAAGGGCATCGAGGAGGCGTTCCTCAGTCTCACCGGCGACGCCGCTCCGGCCCGCGAGGAGGCCCGCGCATGA
- a CDS encoding sortase domain-containing protein, whose protein sequence is MRRLIGVVLILAGLSGLGYIGWQFWGTDWQSARIQKQVIGTTQQAWARGREPHVKWGTVDGIVRIPRFGRDYAIPLMEFTGYDALHAGFGHVINSAKVGEQGNFVIVAHRTTRNEPLRHMPDLRPGDTVSIETRTRIYTYRLITRGDALRVSFDSGGWVMDTLPHNPEPGGVEPPQKPGQRLITMVTCAELFHSDWRLAVFGELQQVQQKTS, encoded by the coding sequence ATGCGTCGTCTGATCGGTGTCGTGCTGATCCTCGCCGGCCTGTCCGGCCTCGGCTACATCGGCTGGCAGTTCTGGGGGACCGACTGGCAGTCCGCGCGGATCCAGAAGCAGGTCATCGGCACGACCCAGCAGGCGTGGGCGCGCGGCAGGGAGCCCCACGTGAAGTGGGGCACCGTCGACGGCATCGTGCGCATCCCGCGGTTCGGCAGGGACTACGCGATCCCGCTCATGGAGTTCACCGGCTACGACGCCCTCCACGCCGGGTTCGGGCACGTCATCAACTCGGCCAAGGTGGGCGAGCAGGGCAACTTCGTGATCGTCGCCCACCGCACCACCCGCAACGAGCCACTGCGCCACATGCCCGACCTGCGGCCCGGGGACACGGTCAGCATCGAGACCCGGACCCGGATCTACACCTACCGTCTGATCACCCGCGGCGACGCACTCCGGGTGAGCTTCGACAGCGGCGGCTGGGTGATGGACACGCTGCCGCACAACCCTGAGCCCGGGGGAGTGGAGCCGCCCCAGAAGCCCGGACAGCGGCTGATCACGATGGTCACGTGCGCGGAGCTCTTCCACTCCGACTGGCGCCTCGCGGTCTTCGGCGAGCTGCAGCAGGTGCAGCAGAAGACCTCCTGA
- a CDS encoding DHA2 family efflux MFS transporter permease subunit, with amino-acid sequence MSTVAPASEDLAHGRRMGVLAICCLSLFIVGIDATGVNLALPSIRRDLGADGSQLQWVIDAYTLVLASLLMLAGSTGDRLGRRRVFQCGLVLFGVGSLLCSAAQTPGVLIAARTAQAAGGSMLNPVAMSIITNTFREPKERAQAIGIWGATVGLSMALGPVLGGVLVDSIGWRAIFWLNIPVVVAAIVLSSLFVPESRADRVRRLDPLAQALVVALLASLTFGIIEGRTFGWGSATVLGCFAGAGVALVVLVAHELRRTEPLLDPRFFASIPFSGAVASAILGFCAMGGFLFLNTLYLQDVRQLSPLQAGLMTLPMAGATALMSPISGRVVGVVGPRLPMLVAGGGIALSGTMLLRIEDGTSFAYLGLAYLAFGIGFGMLNAPITNAAVSGMPRAQAGVAAAIASTSRQVGMSLGVATLPTVTYAHLHGPASTGLAAASHTAWSLVAGCGVGVAVLALVTTSRAAIRTRDRVAAELGAA; translated from the coding sequence ATGAGCACGGTGGCACCGGCATCCGAGGACCTCGCGCACGGGCGACGCATGGGCGTCCTGGCCATCTGCTGCCTCAGCCTCTTCATCGTGGGGATCGACGCGACGGGGGTGAACCTCGCGCTGCCGTCGATCCGCCGCGACCTGGGCGCGGACGGCAGCCAGCTGCAGTGGGTGATCGACGCCTACACCCTGGTGCTCGCGAGCCTGCTGATGCTCGCGGGATCGACGGGCGACCGCCTGGGGCGGCGTCGGGTGTTCCAGTGCGGCCTGGTGCTCTTCGGCGTCGGATCGCTGCTCTGCTCCGCGGCGCAGACACCCGGCGTCCTGATCGCAGCCCGCACCGCCCAGGCTGCCGGTGGGTCGATGCTCAACCCGGTCGCGATGTCGATCATCACCAACACGTTCCGCGAGCCGAAGGAGCGCGCCCAGGCCATCGGGATCTGGGGCGCCACCGTCGGCCTCAGCATGGCGCTCGGCCCCGTGCTCGGCGGCGTGCTCGTCGACAGCATCGGATGGCGCGCGATCTTCTGGCTCAACATCCCGGTCGTCGTCGCTGCCATCGTGCTGAGCTCGCTCTTCGTCCCCGAGTCGCGCGCTGACCGCGTGCGCCGACTCGACCCGCTCGCACAGGCGCTCGTCGTTGCCCTGCTCGCCAGCCTCACCTTCGGCATCATCGAGGGACGCACCTTCGGCTGGGGCTCGGCGACCGTCCTCGGCTGCTTCGCCGGAGCAGGAGTCGCCCTGGTCGTGCTCGTGGCGCACGAGCTGCGGCGTACCGAACCGCTGCTGGATCCCCGGTTCTTCGCGAGCATCCCGTTCAGCGGAGCGGTCGCGAGTGCGATCCTCGGGTTCTGCGCCATGGGCGGGTTCCTGTTCCTCAACACCCTCTACCTGCAGGACGTCCGTCAGCTGTCGCCGCTGCAGGCCGGCCTGATGACCCTCCCGATGGCAGGAGCGACGGCATTGATGTCGCCGATCTCCGGCCGGGTGGTCGGAGTCGTCGGACCGCGGCTGCCGATGCTCGTGGCCGGCGGTGGCATCGCCCTGAGCGGCACGATGCTGCTCAGGATCGAGGACGGGACCTCCTTCGCCTACCTCGGCCTGGCCTACCTCGCCTTCGGGATCGGGTTCGGCATGCTCAACGCGCCGATCACGAACGCCGCGGTCTCGGGGATGCCCCGCGCCCAGGCAGGCGTCGCCGCGGCCATCGCCTCGACCAGCCGGCAGGTCGGCATGTCGCTCGGCGTGGCCACGCTCCCGACCGTCACCTACGCCCACCTGCACGGACCAGCGTCGACCGGCCTCGCCGCGGCCTCGCACACGGCGTGGTCGCTCGTGGCCGGCTGCGGAGTCGGGGTGGCCGTGCTGGCACTGGTGACCACGAGCCGCGCGGCGATCCGCACGCGGGACCGCGTGGCGGCCGAGCTCGGCGCGGCCTGA